A genomic window from Salvia splendens isolate huo1 chromosome 11, SspV2, whole genome shotgun sequence includes:
- the LOC121754481 gene encoding uncharacterized protein LOC121754481: MLSSILILTPPPPPPPPPQPQEREYIKAFRKENPPKFDRLGEPPNAEAWIRDLERIFDFMGCTDRERLACMTYQLAGPADFWSETKRKTMNPARREALTWEEFKEEVYDKYIPMSYRRAKIVEFHTLKQGNMTVTEYDRALCEMTRYAPELVDTDEKMAAKFHVVEALPKDETTANPTPPTPQPNYRDKGKWEDNRAPYDNKRYHSTSRQTQDYDRQAMPQPRGNQQKAPHCNRCSKYHFGECRAGGIRCFTCGGNGHMYRECPNNNKGGMWNRQGHGEQQQQPQLIQQVAPQQARAYALKGNEGQEQQTDKD; this comes from the exons atgctttccAGTATACTAATCCTAACACCcccgcctccacctccacccccacctcAACCTCAAGAGAGAGAATACATTAAGGCCTTCCGAAAGGAAAATCCTCCAAAGTTTGACAGACTGGGAGAGCCCCCGAATGCAGAGGCTTGGATACGTGACCTCGAGCGTATATTCGATTTCATGGGATGCACCGATAGGGAACGTCTGGCTTGCATGACTTATCAACTGGCTGGGCCTGCCGATTTTTGGTCGGAAACTAAACGAAAAACTATGAACCCTGCTCGCCGTGAGGCGCTCACATGGGAAGAATTCAAGGAAGAGGTGTACGACAAGTACATTCCCATGAGCTATAGACGGGCAAAGATAGTGGAGTTCCACACCCTGAAACAAGGAAACATGACGGTGACGGAGTACGACCGTGCTCTTTGTGAAATGACCCGATATGCACCCGAGTTagtggacaccgatgagaagaTGGCCGCAAAATTCC ATGTGGTAGAAGCACTGCCTAAAGACGAGACGACagcgaatcctacaccaccaacACCTCAACCGAACTATCGAGACAAGGGGAAGTGGGAAGACAACCGAGCTCCTTATGACAACAAGCGATACCATTCTACTTCCCGTCAGACACAGGACTATGACCGACAAGCCATGCCACAGCCGAGAGGGAATCAACAGAAGGCACCTCACTGCAACCGgtgctccaagtaccacttTGGCGAGTGTAGAGCTGGAGGCATCCGATGCTTCACTTGTGGTGGAAATGGACACATGTATCGAGAGTGCCCGAATAACAACAAAGGAGGAATGTGGAACAGGCAGGGACATGGGGAACAACAGCAACAACCACAACTCATTCAACAGGTGGCCCCACAGCAAGCGAGGGCGTATGCACTGAAAGGAAATGAAGGGCAGGAGCAGCAAACCGACAAGGACTGA